The Bos taurus isolate L1 Dominette 01449 registration number 42190680 breed Hereford chromosome 13, ARS-UCD2.0, whole genome shotgun sequence genome contains a region encoding:
- the PRND gene encoding prion-like protein doppel precursor (The RefSeq protein has 1 substitution compared to this genomic sequence) translates to MRKHLGGCWLAIVCILLFSQLCSVKARGIKHRIKWNRKVLPSTSQVTEARTAEIRPGAFIKQGRKLDIDFGVEGNRYYEANYWQFPDGIHYNGCSKANVTKEKFITSCINATQAANQEELSREKQDNKLYQRVLWQLIRELCSTKHCDFWLERGAGLRVTLDQPMMLCLLVFIWFIVK, encoded by the coding sequence ATGAGGAAACATCTGGGTGGATGCTGGTTGGCCATTGTATGTATCCTGCTCTTTAGCCAACTCTGCTCAGTCAAGGCGAGAGGCATAAAGCACAGAATCAAGTGGAACCGGAAGGTCTTGCCAAGTACCTCCCAGGTCACGGAGGCCCGCACTGCGGAAATCCGCCCAGGGGCCTTCATCAAGCAAGGCCGAAAGCTGGATATCGACTTTGGAGTGGAGGGCAATAGGTACTATGAGGCCAACTATTGGCAGTTTCCTGACGGCATCCATTACAACGGCTGCTCCAAGGCCAATGTCACCAAGGAAAAGTTTATCACCAGCTGCATTAATGCCACCCAGGCGGCGAATCAAGAGGAACTGTCCCGTGAGAAACAAGACAACAAGCTTTACCAGCAGGTCCTGTGGCAGCTGATCAGGGAGCTCTGCTCCACCAAGCACTGTGACTTTTGGTTGGAAAGGGGAGCAGGACTTAGGGTCACTCTGGACCAGCCCATGATGCTCTGCCTGCTGGTTTTCATTTGGTTTATTGTGAAATAA